In one Silene latifolia isolate original U9 population chromosome 10, ASM4854445v1, whole genome shotgun sequence genomic region, the following are encoded:
- the LOC141605172 gene encoding uncharacterized protein LOC141605172, which yields MSLWKGLIDSLNSIFAYSEPVDETHNIANPNSSINRSMEVGVDGSKVTNERIAGKLKGYFDLAKEEIAKAVRAEEWGLIDDAVSHYRNAQRILAEGASTHAPSFISWSEKQKVNSYHQKISKWQSDVSERLQVLSARTGGTTTNKITTSRPQRAKVLPKTTNAVSDVQQRPTITRSSSLVNNRADKPTTSKSSQDTGGYDAKLVEMINTVIVDRSPSVKWDDVAGLELAKQTLFEMVILPTKRRDLFTGLRRPPRGLLLFGPPGNGKTMLAKAVASECNATFFNVSASTLTSKWVGEGEKLVRTLFMVAISRQPSVIFMDEIDSMLSAREANEHDASRRLKSEFLVQFDGVTSNSNDLVIVIGATNKPQELDDAVLRRLVKRIYIPLPDENVRKLVLSQKLKGQAFSLPRQDLERLARVTEGYSGSDLQALCEEAAMMPIRELGSNILTVKANQVRPLRYEDFQKAMSVIRPSLHKSRWEELERWNQQFGSN from the exons ATGAGTTTGTGGAAAGGATTAATCGACTCATTGAATTCAATCTTCGCGTATTCGGAACCCGTAGACGAAACGCACAAtatcgcaaaccctaattcttcaATTAATCGATCAATGGAAGTAGGTGTAGATGGGAGTAAGGTTACGAATGAGAGAATTGCTGGTAAATTGAAAGGATACTTTGATTTGGCGAAAGAGGAGATAGCTAAGGCAGTTAGGGCTGAAGAATGGGGTTTGATTGATGATGCCGTTTCGCATTATAGAAATGCTCAGCGTATTTTAGCTGAAGGTGCTTCGACGCATGCTCCTTCGTTTATCTCGTGGAG TGAGAAGCAGAAAGTGAATTCATATCATCAGAAAATATCAAAATGGCAGAGTGACGTTTCTGAAAGATTACAAGTCTTGAGTGCTCGAACAG GTGGCACAACGACAAACAAG ATAACTACTTCTCGGCCACAAAGAGCTAAAGTTTTGCCTAAAACAACAAATGCTGTGAGTGATGTGCAACAAAGACCAACTATCACCAGGAGTAGTTCGTTAGTAAATAATCGAGCAGATAAACCCACAACTTCTAAATCAAGCCAAGATACTGGTGGTTATGATGCTAAGCTTGTAGAGATGATAAACACTGTGATTGTGGACAGAAGTCCTTCTGTCAAGTGGGATGATGTAG CGGGTCTTGAGCTAGCAAAACAAACTTTATTTGAAATGGTTATCCTTCCTACCAAAAGGAGAGACTTGTTCACAGGTCTTAGAAGGCCTCCCCGAG GTCTACTGCTTTTTGGTCCGCCGGGTAATGGAAAGACAATGCTTGCTAAAGCAGTTGCGTCAGAGTGTAATGCAACATTCTTTAATGTGTCTGCATCTACCCTTACATCTAAGTGG GTTGGTGAGGGCGAAAAGCTTGTGCGGACTCTTTTCATGGTTGCTATATCGAGACAGCCTTCTGTAATTTTtatggatgaa ATTGATAGCATGTTGTCCGCAAGGGAAGCCAATGAACATGACGCCAGTCGGAGATTGAAATCAGAATTTCTTGTACAGTTTGATGGCGTCACGTCTAATTCCAATGATCTTGTGATAGTAATTG GTGCGACTAATAAGCCTCAGGAACTTGACGATGCTGTTCTGAGAAGATTG GTAAAGAGAATCTACATTCCGTTGCCTGATGAAAATGTGAGGAAGCTTGTTCTTAGTCAAAAATTGAAGGGCCAAGCTTTTTCCTTGCCTC GCCAAGACTTGGAAAGACTTGCGAGAGTCACAGAAG GATACTCTGGAAGTGACCTACAAGCATTGTGTGAAGAAGCTGCGATGATGCCAATAAGAGAACTCGGTTCGAACATACTTACTGTCAAAGCTAATCAG GTTAGGCCCCTGAGATATGAAGATTTCCAAAAGGCAATGTCTGTAATTCGACCAAGCCTTCATAAGAGTCGATGGGAGGAGCTTGAACGATGGAATCAACAATTCGGGTCAAACTAA
- the LOC141607117 gene encoding uncharacterized protein LOC141607117 — MSNLAKLEFAALEISGKNYLPWVLDAEIHLDAKGLGETIKDGNKATCQDKANAMIFLRRHLHEGLKNEYLTIKDPQILWSNLKESEYNSAMFKITSQLKLCGEKVTDMDMLERTYSTFHANNIVLQTQYREKGFKKYSELISCLLVAEQNNELLMKNHESRPTGSTPLPEANIMSYNEKGNYRDHASNSG, encoded by the exons ATGTCAAACCTTGCAAAACTTGAATTTGCGGCCCTTGAAATTTCGGGAAAGAATTATTTACCTTGGGTGTTAGATGCTGAAATACACCTAGATGCAAAAGGGCTTGGTGAGACGATAAAAGATGGAAATAAAGCAACATGTCAAGATAAGGCTAATGCTATGATATTTCTTCGCCGTCACCTCCACGAGGGTCTTAAAAACGAATATTTGACTATTAAAGACCCACAAATCCTTTGGAGCAATCTAAAGGAAAG TGAATATAATTCAGCCATGTTCAAAATTACTTCTCAATTGAAGTTATGTGGCGAGAAAGTCACAGATATGGATATGTTAGAAAGAACATATTCTACTTTTCACGCTAATAATATTGTCCTGCAGACACAATATCGTGAAAAGGGATTTAAGAAATATTCTGAATTAATATCTTGTTTGTTGGTGGCTGAGCAAAATAATGAgcttttgatgaaaaatcatgaATCACGTCCTACTGGTTCTACCCCATTGCCAGAAGCAAATATTATGTCCTATAATGAAAAGGGGAATTATAGAGACCATGCCAGCAATAGTGGTTAA